Below is a window of Leishmania braziliensis MHOM/BR/75/M2904 complete genome, chromosome 16 DNA.
gactgccgcagctcctcctccgccttctccagcttcacagcgccgctgtcgatCGTTCCCGTCAGCGACACCGTCCGCGTCTTGTTTGggtgctgcttcagctcGTTCAGCGTCTTCTTCAGCGCGACAATCTCCATGAACTGCGGCTTGTCCTCCGGCTTGTACAGCTCGCGCACGGACATCTCCAgcccgcacacgcgcatcaGCTTCTGCACGTCGTACGCCTCCGTCAGCGCCCATTTCGTCCCGCTCTCCACCGCAGCAAGCAGCTCCGCGGCCTTCTCGTGCGCAGCTCCGAGCTTCTGCTTCTGCGTCTCGCTCCAGTCGGACACGTGCAGGTCCTGGATGAACTCCTCGTTCGACAGGCACGCCGTCTTCAGCTTCAGGTTGTGGATCTTCTGcttgcgcgcagcctccagcGTGATGTCGCCCACCTCCGGCACAtccgtcaccgccgcggccgccaccgcgtaCTTCATGTCCGCAGCGCTGCTCATTGCCGACGCTGTGAGGGGTGCGGGTGCTGTGGTGTCCGTGTGTGGCAGGttgtgcgggggggggaggaggaataGGCGAGTGCGTCTGTATGTACAGCgatgaggtggtggtggtggtgcagcaggggACTATGTACAGGGCTGCTGTGTGGGGTGCCGTGTTATTTGGGAGTGTGGTGGGAGGgcaggaaaaggagagagggcgtaCTGCCGGGGCGTGGGAGTGGGGGGTGGCGATGTTTCATGGGGTGCGGTAtggcgggagagagggcggcggACGAGATGACGCCCAATGCcggagaggggtggtgggaggagagaaaaacgaggggcggaggtgaagcagaagaagtggcggtggcggcgggtgcacaaagaggagggggcagcTGGCTCAGACCAGGAATGGACGAGGAGGCAACTGAGGAGggggcgcagcggcgcgatGTGGGAGGCGTTCTCGACCAGCCAAGTGTGGACAAAAGCGGCACAGGCTGGcgagcacacgcgcgtgcctCATCCctgcgcccccctctcttcctccgttTTCCGCTGCTGTTTGTTCCTTCAAAtgcgcccccaccccctaactggcggagggggggggtggcccacgcaagcgagaagggggcaGGTGACCGGGGTGGTCACACTCTCCGgccctccagctgctgcagcccgCATGGCGTGGTGCGGGCGTGCAGCTTTGCTGTTGCTTGCTATTTCGCCTTCGAGAGGAGTTCCGATCCAACATATGCGAGAGAAAAGGTGACCAGCACAGAGTGCGCCTGTGCATGTGCGGCTGTAATGCCACACAGCCCTGACGGACAGAGCACAGGGAAGGACGCCGCGAGTGGAGCAAGAAGCGGAGATCTCCGCTACCACCATCGCCATCCCCAGCGGAGACGGCCCATGCAGACGGATGCCCAGGCCACTCGAGAAGGTGAACATTAGTGTATacggggagaagaagagctgTCCTACATGCGCCGGTCATGGCATACTTTACATGAGTTCCACAGGACCAACAAGAGACGCCGTCGAAACAAGAAAAATAGggcaaacgcacacacacacacacacgcacagagatgATGAGATGCGGGGATGAGCAGGCGCACGTACgcagctgcgtgcgtgtaggAGAGTGCAGCAAGACACCCGCGCATCAGAAGAAAATCGAGCGATAGTCTACATCAACCGCAGCCCACCGGTATCGGTGGGCTCAAAGACACAAAACAGAGGAACAGTAATACAGACTGTGGGGGAGGCGTGGGGGCGGGGACTGTAGCGCAGCGAACTGCGCAGAGCGACGTATCCACGCGGAGAGCAACGagaggcgtcgctgcgggGTAGCCAGCTCCGCGACCGCTAACAACGGGGCTACAGGCCACcatctccagcgccgccggcctACTCGGTGATCTGGTGCACCGTCTTGCCGCGGTACTGCTggctctgcagcaccttcgcgcgcttcagctcctcgcgcTCTGCAGCGATCTTCACTTCCTCCTGCTTCGCAAGGTGCGCGCGGTACTCCACGATCTTGCTGCGACGGCTCAGGTTGccgtcctccacctcctccgcggGGTGCACGAACTCGATGCCTgcctggtgcagcgcgtcCTCCGTCGGCCCGAACATCTCCAGCGACTGCGCCATCTTGTCCTTCAGcatctccagctcctcctccacctgcgcacgcagctTGTACAGCTCCTTCTTCGTGTCCGAGTGCTTCTTCGCGTTCGGGTCGAACGTCTCGATCGCAAACTCCAGCTGGATGTGCGTCGTCCGGATCTGGCGGTCGATCTCCTCCagccgcttctccttcttgtACACAAGCTGCCCGAGCGTCTTGTACAGCCGCCGGAACGCCTCCAGGTACTCCTGGTGcacctgcagccgcagctccgcgAGCTCCTCGCCCATCTTGTCGTGCCGCGACTTGATCGCACTGCAGCTCTCCGCtaccagctcctccaccatgccggtgcaccgcagcgcaaGGTCGCAGTTGTACACGgacagctccagcagcttcttGTGCTGCCCGCACACGTCCAGGAACTGCTGGTACTCCACACGGCGCCGCTCCTCGCGGTCGTTCTCCTCGATCCgccgcttcacctcctcgAAGCGCTCCGTccccagccgctgcagcgcgcgctccAGCTCCTGGATCTTGCGCCACGCCTCGCTCTGCCGCTCCACGTTCTCCGCCATCAGCtgctcgctcttctctttctgcgtAGCGTAACGcttcagcgcctccgcgTCCTCAAGGTCTGCCTTCTGGATTGCATCGTGCAGGCTGTGCAGATCGTCCTCACACCGCCCCTTCAGCCGCCGCTTCGCGTCCTTCAGCGCCGCAGTCTCCTGGAACGCGCGCTTCTGTGTGCCCGCGATCTGCCTCGAACCCCCTGTTCTCGTCCTCCGTCTGCCCATGATCCGGAACTTTGTCGCACGAGCTCCCCAggtcctccagcagctgcgccttgaTGTAGACTGCTCCTCCGCGANNNNNNNNNNNNNNNNNNNNNNNNNNNNNNNNNNNNNNNNNNNNNNNNNNNNNNNNNNNNNNNNNNNNNNNNNNNNNNNNNNNNNNNNNNNNNNNNNNNNGTGTGAAGCTGCACGCATCTCAGCTATCGCTGTCACAAGAGAGGCCAATTCTTGCGACTATCACCACCTGCGGTAGCTTCGTCCGATGgcagagaaaacaaagcacCCAGCGCCTGTCAGTGTGGTATTCCCTTTGTCCAAGCCACCATTACCGACTCGCGGCGGCCCCATCACAGGACCGCCGGTACGGGAAGAGGGCTGCTCCTCTCCGCTTACCCCAACAGCCGAAGCATCTCGAGCTGGAGAGCTAGCGCTCGTAccttctcctgcagcgctgacACCATTCCTTCTGCATTGGTGTTTTAGGCTTTGCATCCCTCGCTTCGTTGCTGCGAGCGCATCTTCCTGGTCTCCGGTGGCCGCTTGTGACGCTCGCACGTGATTTGGATGTCAGACCGTGGCTCTCCAGCTCTGCTGCGTGAAGCTCCTCTTTCCGGATCGGCACGAGTCTGTGGAGAGCGCCCCCATTCTACGCACACCGTTCCTCATAGTTGCTACACAGGTGGTTGCACAGCGCTCTCCACGCCGGCAAATCAGTTTTCGTAGCTACCAGCTTGGGGGCCAAACAGGCCTCCTTGACTGAAgtacccctctctccgcgtcGTCAGtcttgccctcctcctccctacCTCCGCAGGCGGTCGTGTAAAGAGCGTAGCTCGCTCACCTCATACTTGAGGCGGCCTTGCTCGGGCTTGCAAAATCTAGTCATGCGGTTCGTATTGGCCAGTCGATTGCTCCGTCATCGCTCAGCGTGgagatgcagcggcgcgccgtgCTCGCACTTCCATGATAATATTCTGCTAACTCGCTGCCCCCCTGCCCATCCAGTGCAGGCTCAGTCTGGCCtgccgtccccctccccgctcccCTTCGACACCGTCCACGTATTAGAACGCAAAGGCCTCGCTGCTATAGGGAAAACAGCAGGCGCTGGTTAACCTCCTCATGGCCAGTGCGCTGGGGAGTCCAGCTGTGCGTGGTCAACGCTGGTCCAGTGATTGGTCGTCCGCTGCATGCGTGTGGAGTGGAAATGCATCTCGCACGAAGCTCCCGGCAGTGCCTCCTCTGTCACCTACCCTTGATTGCTCATCGGCGCGCTCCGCTCGAACTCCGACGAGCGGCTGCTGAACTCGCCcggctctctcccctctccctgtctgATCACCATGAAGAGCTGATCCGCTCATCTACATGGCAGCGTGATACTGTGGGGCACAGCGCTCGTCTCAGAGTCGTGCATGTGATGGTCACCGTGTGGAAGTCCTCGCCACATTTGGCGTGCTGCAGTGTGAAGCACGGAGCTGCTTCTCAGCCCGCCGCTCATCGAACGTGTGCTGGGCCAGTGGCAGGTGGTAAGGGGGCAAGCGTAGTCAACATGGGGCTAGTGGGCAAGTTATAGTGGTATGATGGGCGGAGAGTGGGTGTTCATTGTAGAAAGCGCAGGGAGAAGAACAGCGAGGACACAAGCAGAGAGCGGAGCCTCTGTAACAGTGCAACGGAGCagtcctcttcctcggcaTGTGTAATGCACCTGTGCGGTGGTGCCTGCGTGTCTTTCGCTTGTCTATCTTCTTTCCCCATCTGGCAGTCGTCAGTTACCTTCAGAAACATTTTAGTGCTCAGGTTGAGAACAACAGACAACTGCAGAGGGCAGATAACAAGAGCACTTTGAGATGCTCAGTCATGCACTTGCCGGTAGCAGCTCTCTCATCCAGCTCCTTCTGCGTTCTCCTTccccgtcctcctctctgcgcgctgcaccgccaagTGCAAGAAAGTgagcggagaaggagggaaggaaggTGTTTGTGCTCAGCCACGTCCACTTAGCCTTAAGAATTGCTGGCGTATTCAGCGACGGTGCCTTCTAAGGCGACATGTGACTGCAGAGCGATGGTGGTGTTCCGTCTCAGTGTGTAGCACCTGCAGCATAGAAAGCGACAGGCGCGGTCCTGGTTGGATATGTCCTAGCCACGCGCGCAGTATGGCGTAGCCCTCCACGTCGTCGCGACTCAGAGACCCAACAAGCCACATCAAGAGGCTGGAGGAGGGGCACAAGAGCGTGTCGTGTAGCCACATCTGCGCCAGCACGGGCTGTCGCAGTAGTGGTGCGAACAGCTTCCACGCAGGCCACTCGCGTACGCGCTCCGGGGGAACGACGCGCGCAGCCACGAGATCCtcgagaagggaggaaaggtGCGTGGGTACCGGAAACAGCAGCGGAGCTTCAGCGACGAGTGTGCACGGCTCCGTTGTGTACACGGCAGTGCACAAGGCACActggagagcgagaaaggcGGGAAGAGAGCGGACACGTGTCGCGCttgcagaggagagaagcatGGGCCACTCATCGTGCAAGTGCTCACCGCGGCGGGTAGATGCATTGGAGTTGTCGGTCGGTATGGTGTTGGACGGAGTGATGGCTGAGGATGATTTCAAGTGAGCTGCGTACACGACGCCGTTGTTGTCCTTGCCGCTGCCCTCGCCATAGGCCAGTGGACGgcaaagcagcagtgccTTCACAGTTGCATCCACGTACGATGGGCTCTGCTGTGGTGACACTTGCCTCAGCAGTGGGCCAGCCGCGACGTAGGCGTGGTGCAATGCCAGGGCTGCGTAGGTGCTGTctgcctccagctcgcccctctccgtatcgctgctgccctgAGAACGACGCAACGCGGCCTCCGCCAGGCCGAGTAGCGTGGCTGCGCATACTGCCCAGAGTGACGtggcctgctgcgccgttgACCGAGTGAGGATACTGGACGTCCAGAGGTGATGAAGCAGTACAGCAAGGCTGAGCTTTGCCCGGCGCCGCACTGCTGGTACTGCCGGGAccccttccttttcttttccccctaTCCCTGCACGGaacgcgccgccgccctgcGAGGTGCCCAGAAGGAGCGCCTTCACGTCCTCCATGCAAGGGCTCGCTTGCGACGCAGCCAGGGATGACGGCGAGGAAGCATCGTCCTCGGCgccacagcgacagcggaAGCTCGAGGCATCGGAGAGGATGGCCTCCTGCACCGCTGGCCGCTGGGTCTCCGCCTCGATATGGAGTACATGTAGCAGTCGACTGCACtcggcgggggtggggtgtgAGCGAGAGGCGTCATCACCGCCGGAAGcggtcgcagcagcggtggggaAAGACGGGGCCCAGTTGGACTTGGGGAACGATAATGCGGCCCCAGTTGCCGAGAGGGTCAGCACATAGGCGGTCTgcatcgccgcagcggcgccgctcagGCCATCCGTGCGTAACGTTGCGTAACGGCTGTGTTTGAAGCAGGCCTGGTACTgtagcgccagcagcactggcACCGTGGAGAAGCGCGTGACATCCTGAAGGAGCAACTTAAGGTAGGCAGTATGCTGCGCCGTGCtggaggggtgtgtgtgggtctcTAGCACTTCTAGCAGTGCTGGGGTGGGAGCGATACGCTGATGCACGGCGCCCCAACCATCGTTAACGCCGCGGCCCGGGCGAgcttcgccgccaccgacacCTATGATGACTAAAAGGGCTGCCTCGCCCCTTTCAGCACCACGACGACCACCACTGTGGCCTTTGTGCTCATGAAGCTGCTGCGATCGCGCGGTGGTAGCGAGAGAAGTCGAGGTCGAGGTCACcacggaggagagagactgAGCCAGTCTCGCCCTGGACAGCATCTCCGCGACGTCCTCCCACACTGGTGCTGGAAGTCCTCTGCGGTATGTAAAGTCCAGTAAAGCGCCGCGCTGGCAGTCCTGCACGACGCCGTTCACcaacgcagcgccagccTCGCCCATTCGCAGCCCGATGCGCGCCATCTCCACCACAACGCGATCGTTGATGACGAAGGCAAGACCGACAGGGCGCACTGACCGGCGTGCGTGCACTCCAGGTCGCGCCTCGGCGCCTTCGGGGTCGTCGGCGTTGAGGTCACCCACCAAGCGCAGAACTGGGACGCGCTTTTTCACAAGCACGTGTCGTTGGGATCTGCGACTCCACACTCGAGTGTGCACCGTTCGAAAGCCTTGGTGAAGTGATGGCCGCGGCTGCTTGTCGGCGTGGCGCAACATCCGGCTGGCGTGCATGATCGAGGCAGCTAGCTTCAGTGCCTTGTACGAATAGCCGCCTTCAAGCAGCTGACGCAACAAGGATGCCGTGGCATCCGGGGAGACAGTGGCTGATCCGAACGGCAAGAGCCGAtcgagcagcgccaccccaTGCAGCTCTTCcaggcgctgttgctgctcagCAAGTTCATCCTCAGTAGACTGAGATGAAAAGGCGTAGTACTTGCGTACTCGCGACGCACCGATGCGGCTTAGAGAGTTGGAAAGGCTGCCTTGCGTATCGTGGCTGCGCTCGTAGgcagagcggcgctgctcgtACTCGCGCATGAGGGCATCGCGTGTCTCGAGCTGCTCGCGACTGTGTTCCTGAAGAGCAGTCAAGAGGCCCATGGAAACGGCGATGCTGGACTGCAGGTGTTGCTGTCGGTATGCAGACGCTTCCTTCTGCATTGTGCACCACCACGAGACGGCTTGTCGCTCCGAAgccgcaggaggtgctgccgtCCCGCGCGTTGGCACGGCAAAGTCAACCGCAGGCGACGAAAGAAGCACGCGGCGCACGTCGCTGGACTCCTGCAGCTGAAAGGCGGTGTCGACATGGTGGGTGGTGAGGACAAGCAAGGCGTTAAGGAGAGAGTTCTGTAGGCCGAGCCGCACAGCTGGCATGTGGTGCCGCGCGTACGTGTCGGCGTTGTACACGGCAGCGTGCTCCTTAAGGAACAACTGCACATCCGTCCATGGCTTCCACCCCGCCGTGCTTCGCAAGTCAGCCTCATGGCGCTGCGCGAACCCGATGGAGAGTGAGGAGATGATATGCAGCATTGCGGGCTGTGTGTAGAGGCAGAGAAGTGCCGATGCCGTGATGGCCCTCTCACCGAAGCACTCAAGTAGCCCcttgtgcagctgcaccaccacggaGTGGACCTCGTCCCAGGCCGCACGGAAGCTTTGCATCGAAGCCGCCGTGGGGCTCTTTGCTGCCATTAAAGTCGACTGCGTAGATGGGGAAGAGGACAGGCGGGCTGCGGGGTGACTGCCTCCAGCATTGAAGAGAGCACCGTCGGTACGCGACGGTGCTGACACGGACCCCTTTAAGGTCACCGTCTCATCGCTGGTATACAGGGCACCCAGAAAGAcgtccagcagcgtcgtgcACCGGCTGAGATTGATCCCTCGACTCGGTTCCGCACTGGCACCCACCCCGTCCTCGTCGACTATCATCTCCTGCTCGAGTGCAGCTTGAGCTGGCTGTGCCGCGAGCAGGTAGGTACACAACAGTGCATCCTTCAAGAACAGCACAGGCGACCAGCGTAGTGGCGACTCAGctttgcgctgcagctcgtggTGCCTCCCTGCTGAAGCCTGTGACAGTGTTGTCGAAGCTTCAACAATGACGGACCTCTCTGTCCCTGCAGGGGGTGCAACGTCGCGTCTTTCCTTCATGAggcatcgctgcagctgtgctcTTCGCCACTTCAGCACGTATAGCGTCGCCTGATCGAAGTATGCGCTCGCCATTGTCGCAGGAGCCGCCGAGTTTGCGGCTTCATCTACCAGTCCGTCGGTAGCAGCCCCGTGACAGCTCTTGGCGCGCAgttgcgccgctgccgccttgAAAACCCACGCTGTGACACAGGGGGTCAGCCTCACGCGCGGCTGGTCCGGGACACCGTCATGAAGCGCGCCATGACCGTCACGACAGACACCCGTCGCTGCGTAACGCTCGTTAGCTCCGCGCGATGGCGCTGTGAGGGTGAAGTAGCTGCTCCAATACCCACGCTCCTCCGCTGTGAAAGGGCTTGTATCCACGGCGTTGGGGTCGACTCCTGAAAACGACGAAGACGCTTCACCCTCGCTGTGGCTAGCAAGGGCATACCGGGCCAGTTCAGTCGGCACGGAGAGCATGCACCATGGTCGGGTGTCATCCGTCGAGTCCCCATTCGGCACGACCTCCAAGTGCAGACCaacctccctccccttcactCCGGCCGGGGTGTCGGAAGTCGGCGCATCACTGACCACCGTTGTGGGAGAAGAGCAGCCCGCCACCTCTGCGAGTGACTCCCACCAGCACGACAAGTGTGGTGGGGCCTCGCTCGCATGACTGTCGAGGGCGCCGACATCACGGATAAAACGTATCTGCTGCTTAGTCGAGGCCTCCTCCATCATGACACTCACAATGTCCAagaagagcagcaacagctcGCCGACCTTCGCTGCAGAGCGCCGCAGTGTCGCCTCCGCCAGCGTCGACTCCAGCGGTACCAGCGGCGACAAGCCCTGCAGGCCAAAGTTGAAGTTGGTATCCGCATCGGACGGCGTCGAGACGGGATTTACCCGGCCGATCCCTTCGCTTGGATCGCCGTGCGTCCACGGACAGCACCCCACATCGTGCAAGGAGCAGTGACCGTTTCGCAGCTGCGTTACACAGTAATGCGAGGGATAGTGCCGGTACGGGCAGACGCTCGCGCGCGTCACCGTTGGCATGACCCGCTCACTATCAACCGAAGCACGGGTCGATGTTCTGCTAAGCTGGTGTTGACAGCCTCCCTGCAGCCGACACGGGTGCATGGCTGTACCGCCTTGCTGTTGGGCGCGGTCCTGTCGCCGCCACCCTCGTGCTTCGCGAATCTTTCGCTGTCGTTGCCGGTGGGCGTGCCGCTCAGCtggggtgagggaggcggTACTGCCAGGCACATGACTGCCCGTACAAGAGTTGTTGCGGAATGCGGCTACTAAAGGATGAGCGACAGAGCGAAGCAACGCCACTGCGGCATCCTCTCCATCCATGTCGCGATCGACGCGGCTGCCTTGATGTCTCAGTGCCCGACGTACTGCaccaggtgcagctgccacgAGCGCATCCTCTCCATCCACCGCCACCTTTATGCTGCGGCTCGACgatgctgcagtgctgctgggGAGGGCAGGTGAGGATGCGCGGCGTGCAGGCAACTTCGCAGTCGGTACGTTGGTCTCGGAGGCGCTATTTACGTAGGCGTAGCTTTGCGGAGGCGGAATCATCGCTTCTGCACCCACGACACGGCGGCTCACGTCGGACGCAAAGACAAGAGACGATGAGACTGCCGCGCTGGGCGATGACGCACACAATGTTGAACGAGCGGCCATGTGAGTCTCTGCGGAGGTTTTCGCAGAGGCGGAGCTGTTTGACAAGCCTCTTTCACTTCGCTGACTCGCAGATGGGTAGGTGCGCGGGGGGCCAGTCGGTAGCGACGCCGCCAGGGAGCCACGGCGGAGATGTGTCAATGCCCACACCGGTGGATGCGGCGGTCGTGCGCCTCGAGTCGCCAAATGCAGCGGAGCGGAGGTCGCGTTGCGACTGGAGAAGTCCCAACGAACAACGCGGCGCCATCCCATGACGGAGCTTAAACAAAGTCAAGTAGTGCGTAGAGGTATGGGCATatgtgtgctgcgcaggcCGCTGGGTAGTTGGCAGGACTGAGGTGGTGGGTAAGAGAGGGATGGAGACGCTGAGTGCGACGAGAAGCAGGTCAGCATgaggaaggcagaggaggggtgcTGTTAATTGCACCACACTGTGAGACGGCATGAGATGGTGTAGCCGCGCATCAACACCCCATCTTATTCCCACCTTCCGGCGATGGGCGCATCCaaagacagacagaggcgGGCACGGAGGCGCACAGGCactcgacagcagcagcagcagcacagttGCCACGGCTGTACACACGCAAGCCacggcacacgcaggcgaTCCACCTTAGCGTAGCGCACTTGCAGTCGAGGAAATGCGAAACTGTGGAAGTTAGCTGAGTTCGGCTGAGGCGCGGACGggaaaaaacgaagagaaactgagcagggagaaagagaagggggtagCGATGGCCGTAGTGATAttgaggagagagggaggaacCCAGTCAGCAGTAACGGCAACGAAGAGAGACGACTGCGTTGATGATGAAGCAAACTAAACGTGAAAGAAGAACAGCGCGGCAACATGCTCACACGTCTCAGTCACTGCCACTTCAGCACAAGCCAATCTGCTTCTTGTTCTTTTCACATGCTTTATCAGTGCTCTTGATGAGCTCGCCCAGCCGGTCCAGGTCGGATCTCAGCGCGGCCATGCAGCTCGCCCACGATGCCGCGTATCTTGTCCGGCGTCGGCTCTATCTGGCCACACATAGCCGCGTCGGCACATCGGTTGACGCGATGTTTATCCACAGACGTCTGATGAAGACCTCGAAGACACACAGATGACTTAATGGGCCCAGGGCCCTTCGTCACATCGGTGCTCGTTTCGTCAATGGTGGTCCGTTGCACAGTGATGTTCTTTACTACAGGTACACTGTAGTCGCCAGGTGCATCGGTATTACAGAAATGCGCAGCTTCTGTCTGTGTATCCGCAGTGTCTCCAAAGGCTTCACGGCCAGTCTTCAACCCGTGCATTAGTCGAGGACAGGCGCTGAGATTAGCCCCTGGTGTCATGCCTGGCCGTCGCCTCGCCGCCGGTAGAGCCCCAGGCAACTTGCTCGTGACCTACGGCGGTGAGGCGTTGCACCGGCATGGTCGACAGTGCCCCAAGGTGGCAGATAAAGTGACGCGTGCGCCCCATCCCTCGACGCCCTCCCTTTGCCGCTCTTTCCCACGTCCTCCTCCAGGCCGGTGAGGGTCTCGCCTTGGGTGGCAGGCGCGGTTGTATGGCAGTG
It encodes the following:
- a CDS encoding paraflagellar rod protein 2C, which codes for MGRRRTRTGGSRQIAGTQKRAFQETAALKDAKRRLKGRCEDDLHSLHDAIQKADLEDAEALKRYATQKEKSEQLMAENVERQSEAWRKIQELERALQRLGTERFEEVKRRIEENDREERRRVEYQQFLDVCGQHKKLLELSVYNCDLALRCTGMVEELVAESCSAIKSRHDKMGEELAELRLQVHQEYLEAFRRLYKTLGQLVYKKEKRLEEIDRQIRTTHIQLEFAIETFDPNAKKHSDTKKELYKLRAQVEEELEMLKDKMAQSLEMFGPTEDALHQAGIEFVHPAEEVEDGNLSRRSKIVEYRAHLAKQEEVKIAAEREELKRAKVLQSQQYRGKTVHQITE